The following nucleotide sequence is from Oncorhynchus clarkii lewisi isolate Uvic-CL-2024 chromosome 6, UVic_Ocla_1.0, whole genome shotgun sequence.
CTTGTACAACATACAGTAGCGTCCCTGAGCCAAAATGTGCATTAAGATCTCAGGCATTAAGATCTCAGATCTCAGAAGAGGCGGGGCTTTGAaatgcatctctctctcaccagtggaggctgctgaggggaggatggctcataataatggctggaacggagcgaatggaatggcacccaaccatgtgttggatgtatttgataccattccactaattctgctcaatgtctgtatttttttttacccatctaccttctttgcgaggcattggataacctcccttgtctttgtgattgaatctgtgtttgtaGGCCAGCAACcaacaaatctcaatttaattcattttaaattcagactgtgacACAACAAAATTATGAGGTGTGAATactgtgtgtgaatactttctgaaggctctgtatgttgatgttggggtgtgGAGATGATGAAGTTTAAATATTTTGAACTTTACCTTTAAAGGGGATTTTACAACACGTAACAATAAATTGTCCCTTACCCTGAAAGCAGTCTTTGGGCACAGAcaaactgtaatccatggtttggTTTATAAACTTCAGCTAAATTTAGACACTGATGGCTAAAATCACTGAGAGTGGTAAAGACATGCGTACCTATTAAAATGTGTATGGCCAAATCAACTCAAATCAACTAAATGATTTAGCTTGATGTTATTTCAAGGTGATATGGCAACAAAACAAATTACAAAGGTAGTGCATGCCCCTACCACTGTCATTGATTTTTAACTAGCAATGGCTAAGTTTACAGTGGCTGTAAAGAAAAccaaaccatggattacagttttCCCTGACCCAAAGACTACTTCCAGGATGAGTTACCATCTAAcattaaattgtaaaaaaaacagAACTCATCCTTTAAAATTGCCCCGTGTGCTCCACTAAAGGAAACAACTGCAGAGTTGGCATTACAAAACAAGTAGCTCCACTTATATCTTGGCATATTGTGGCAAACTATCCCTTTACGAGCTTTAGTGATTGTGGAAAATCACAGTGATCTTTTCCTTTCTCAGAACATACAATTCATAATTGAAAGGAATTGTATTATCTTCACCAGTAGGAATACCTTCACAGTGCGACAGAGACCACCCATTCAGCTTGATGCATATCAAGAGACAAGACATACTGTGCAGGAACAAAGTAGGCACTCAAATTACAATGACCAGAGTCTCATGTAATTAATAAAAGAGAGGCTGCAAACAAGATACAGACAAAAGGTTTTCATTGCACTTTTCCATCGGAAATACAGCACTTTATCCATGTTCAACAACATTGAAATATGCAAATATATCtttcaaacatttcaaatgtGACCTTTCATATCTCAAAATAAACCCAGGCAGTCGCAGTCTGAATTCAACTTTATCATTCTCCTTCAAACTAGGCATTCTTAGCTACCACCATTCATTAAGTGAAAATGAGACTATAAAACCTCTGTCTTTAAGTAGTACTGACTCCTTGGCTTCTCCTGGGGGGTGTTTGGGAGGCTGGCCACTCGCTGCTGCCTGTCATGATCCgccatgcacacagacacaaagaaAAGAGAGCCTCCAATGACCAGGAAGAGACCCGCAAACCAGCCGGAGAACATGGCCTCGCCATACTCCCAGCGTGGAACGACGTCAGGCAGGTTCTCGTCCCAGAACTCCACCAGGGTCACGTAGGCCACCAGGGAGACGGGGGCCAGTGTTGTGAGCCCCGACACCCAGGACAGCACCCCACTGACAATGAGGAGGCCCCTCTTTAACCCTTGCTGCCTCCCAGAGCCCAGTTCCACCCCCTCCAGGCCCGGGAAGGCCACCACCACGGCTAGGGCCCCAGTACCCACAGACACCAGCATGAGCACCCGGGAAGCCAGCAAGTCCATGGGCAGGGCCATGAGGGATTCAAAGGCTTTACATTGCATCCCAACCTCCTCGGCAAAGATGCAGATGTGCCACAGGCCTGAGTACCAGTTCTCCACTTCGTTCAGCTCTGAGTTCAAGGTCTTCCACAGGGGAATGAAGGTGGTGACCAGAGTAGTGACCAGACCCCCGAATATCACAAAGAGCGCAGTCCTCTCCATGATTTTGGCAGTCAGGAGCACCATCTTCAGTGTCAGTCGTCGTTGCTTACACTCCTCGCACTCTTTCTGctcctttctctgtccctctctctgtcctggctgAAGAACAGCTAGTGAGTGACTGGGAAGCCCGTCCCCCTCTCCTGTGGTAGCACTTGGACCGACCCAGCCAGCCTGCCTCATCCAGCTTTATAATAGAATGCATAACTGGGAGATAATCCCAGGTCCTGAGGCATTACAAAAGACATATTGTTTTGTTGTAGTGTTAAATATCATTGTAGGGAACAATGGGCTCTGTTTTGAGATGAAACCAGATATGTAAACCAGATATGTCTAGTGGGATCCTGGGACTGAGTGTGGTAACAGAGAAACATGAGCAAGTTGGTCATGGGGGAACAAACAAAAAGAGGAAGGGCCAAAAACTCTCCCAAGGGTGTCCAGTGGCCTGATTCTATGGACTCTTTGATTGGCCACGGCTAATTATTTCAAGAGAAACCCTGTGCTGATGTTATTGATAAGAGCTTATGAGATTAGCTCTTCGTGTGAGTGAAGTATTTTTTTTCTAAAGAAATCTATAGAAAATCAGTTGATTTGCCAAATGTCTCAAGTGTTAAGACTAGGAATAGTGCTCAAAGCAATACTACATACAAAAGACCCCAACACTTGGTGAGGTATTCATTGAGGTCTGGGTTTGTAGCTGGCAGGGAACATTAAATCCTATTTGGCCATTCAGCCCTCGAGTCTTTGATTCGTTCACTTCAGGAAAAGCATCTTCTTTTAAATGTTACATAAAATCAAATGGAATCAGATGAAAGGAGTCAACATTCCACTGCAAAATCAAAGTTTATCAATTGTTTTCAGACGTGAACATTTGAATTTTGTACACATCCCAGGTAATCTCTTTTGTAGACCCAGCTATACGCTGACAATCCAAAATGAATGGTAAGCTTGACTACCGGTAAACAGAAATATCAAAATATCTTTCATTAATCATTCAGTatgtaataaataaatattaaaaaggAAAAACCTATAAGGTATAAGGTCTGATAAACTTGCTTAAATGGAAGGATTTCGCCCCCTCTATTGAAAGGTGCATTGTGCAAGCTTATCTCTCACATATCAGTGGAACCTGAAACTGCTAATTTGTAGAGACAAAGGTCAAGGATTAACCTGCGTAGACTTGGACTTCTCCTTCAGCTTTGATTCCCCCTGGCCACCTGCTGGTACAGCAGCTGACATGTGCTCCATTTCCCTCAAGTGGTCCACTGATTCAACATCATCTGCTGAATTTGAAAAAGTTAAATACTTTCCCGTTTCTAATGCCAGCTTGCTGCAGCCCAACGACTGAAGGCAGTGTCGGTTGCACACTACTGGAAGACGGTGTGTCAGAGAGAATGAGATCCATTGTGCTGTAATCAGGTCACTCAGTCTCTTTTCTACTATTATGTTTCAGGTAAGGGGCGGGTGGACAAAGCACacagcaggagaaagagagacctgGTAGTCAATCAAACTGTATCAGGATGTTTTTCTTCTTTAAAAAGTGGTCTACCTTCAGAGTGTTGCTTAATGTGGTTTTGGGAGCCTTTTCTATAAGCAATCACATCTTTGCAATTTGCAACATGACATTGATAACAATCCCTGTGACAGTTTTCAGCAAAACAACAATTTACACAAAGCCAACCTATATTGGGTGACAGGATGAGGTGTAAGTACATAGACTAAGTGATGAATTtcacatttgtattttatttatttaacctttatttaactaggcaagtcaattaagaacaaattcttatttacaatgacagcctacacaccgaccaaacccggacgacgctgggccaattgtgacctgccctatgggaatcccaatcacagccggttgtgatttAAACtgctacgccactcgggagcccatttgTAATTTATTAAGGCTTTGATGGAGTCAATGTGAGAAACATTTGACTCAGTAGCATGTCATCATAGCAAAACACAAAACAGAGTATTTGAGCAGGTTCATATTCCTGCCAACTGTACAGCAGCTGGCTAATCAGATAAT
It contains:
- the LOC139411931 gene encoding putative claudin-24 — translated: MRQAGWVGPSATTGEGDGLPSHSLAVLQPGQREGQRKEQKECEECKQRRLTLKMVLLTAKIMERTALFVIFGGLVTTLVTTFIPLWKTLNSELNEVENWYSGLWHICIFAEEVGMQCKAFESLMALPMDLLASRVLMLVSVGTGALAVVVAFPGLEGVELGSGRQQGLKRGLLIVSGVLSWVSGLTTLAPVSLVAYVTLVEFWDENLPDVVPRWEYGEAMFSGWFAGLFLVIGGSLFFVSVCMADHDRQQRVASLPNTPQEKPRSQYYLKTEVL